A genomic region of uncultured Paludibaculum sp. contains the following coding sequences:
- a CDS encoding methyltransferase: MATGIAVQRNASEAAQEQQAAAQQVLGIISGFWLSRAVQVAATLEIPDLLADGPRDANDLAAASRTHAPSLYRLLRALASAGVLRELPGQCFEATALSNLLRKDVPGSMRSTAITELGLMHYASWGNLIDTLRTGDYAFQTTFQTDPWTYLKGHPELGAIFNDSMTNVTKVMQRAILEAYDFSPYRKIVDLGGGQGLLLKAMLEASPQARGVLFDAPQVVEQARQVLRDEPAAERIEFDAGDFFQGVTAGGDLYTMKWILHDWADAESRLILQNIRKVMAPGARVLVLDMVLPEPNVPDFGPMMDLNMLVMTGGRERTEAEFADLLTSAGLRLRRVYTTKSPLGIVEAEAAE; the protein is encoded by the coding sequence ATGGCAACTGGGATTGCAGTGCAGAGGAACGCAAGCGAAGCCGCGCAGGAACAGCAGGCTGCCGCGCAGCAGGTATTGGGGATCATCAGCGGGTTCTGGCTATCCAGGGCCGTGCAAGTGGCGGCGACTCTGGAGATTCCGGACCTGTTGGCAGACGGGCCGAGAGACGCAAACGATCTGGCGGCGGCTTCGCGGACCCACGCACCGTCACTCTACCGGTTGCTACGGGCTTTGGCGTCCGCCGGTGTGTTGCGCGAGTTGCCGGGCCAGTGCTTTGAAGCGACGGCGCTCTCGAATCTGCTGCGCAAGGATGTGCCAGGGTCGATGCGCTCGACGGCCATTACGGAACTCGGGTTGATGCACTATGCGTCCTGGGGCAACCTCATTGACACGCTGCGCACCGGCGACTACGCGTTCCAGACGACGTTTCAGACCGACCCATGGACCTACCTGAAGGGTCATCCAGAGCTCGGTGCGATCTTCAACGACTCCATGACGAACGTCACCAAGGTGATGCAGCGCGCCATCCTGGAAGCCTACGACTTCTCGCCCTACCGCAAGATCGTCGATCTCGGCGGCGGACAGGGGCTGCTGCTGAAGGCCATGCTCGAGGCGAGCCCGCAAGCCCGCGGTGTGTTGTTCGATGCGCCGCAGGTTGTGGAACAGGCCCGGCAGGTACTGCGGGACGAGCCGGCGGCGGAGCGGATCGAGTTTGATGCAGGCGACTTCTTCCAGGGCGTCACCGCCGGGGGCGACCTCTATACGATGAAGTGGATCCTGCACGACTGGGCCGACGCCGAATCGCGGCTGATCCTTCAAAACATCCGCAAGGTCATGGCGCCGGGTGCCCGGGTGTTGGTGCTGGACATGGTGTTGCCTGAGCCCAATGTGCCGGATTTCGGTCCGATGATGGACCTGAACATGCTGGTGATGACAGGCGGTCGGGAGCGCACGGAGGCCGAGTTCGCCGACTTGCTGACGTCCGCCGGACTGCGGCTGCGCCGTGTCTACACGACGAAATCGCCACTAGGGATTGTGGAAGCCGAGGCGGCGGAATAG
- a CDS encoding ankyrin repeat domain-containing protein encodes MPTNPEAPRLNLEYYRKQAKALLKQARSAEPEALQRLLRNSPDRHNDVAMDPSSIALHQAQLTVAREQGFPSWPKLQAYITRTRLDSWNLAQEFVTKSLVDLRQAEDLLARAPRIAHAGLYPALVLGEVDHVADALCEAPELAQAPGGPNNWAPLLYVCFSRYAQPSSGRSAGLLATARLLLEHGADPNAAQVKDAGPDNPLSCLYAASGLNNNPDLTLALLQTGANPDDGESVYHSTEHPDLACLRLLLAHGATVRGTNGLKHMLDREDAAGLQLFLDAGADPNETNGRGETALHWAVWRGRGAGIIEALLNSGASIDARRTDGRTAYVLAVQSGQQSIAALLEARGADLQLNTLDRFLAACQTAGEKELEQMLAASPEIAASPENERLLPDLATGHRTAAVRALLAAGLPVDARGENGATALHWACWRGFGDIARLLLEHGASLAVEDEQFHATPPGWFGHGSRFCDGHDGDYAEVARVLIEYGATIPAVDMPTGRPDVDAVLRAHGLIE; translated from the coding sequence ATGCCGACCAATCCCGAGGCCCCTCGCCTCAATCTCGAGTACTACCGGAAACAGGCCAAAGCTCTGCTGAAACAGGCTCGCTCCGCTGAACCTGAAGCCCTCCAGCGTCTTCTGAGGAATAGCCCAGACCGCCACAATGACGTCGCGATGGATCCTTCCTCCATTGCCTTGCACCAGGCGCAACTGACCGTCGCCCGCGAACAGGGCTTTCCCAGTTGGCCCAAGCTGCAGGCCTATATCACCCGGACCAGGCTGGATTCCTGGAACCTCGCCCAGGAGTTTGTAACAAAGTCATTGGTAGACCTCCGCCAAGCCGAGGACCTCCTGGCCCGCGCGCCGCGGATCGCTCATGCCGGGCTCTACCCGGCCCTTGTCCTCGGCGAAGTGGACCACGTGGCCGACGCACTGTGCGAGGCGCCCGAACTGGCCCAAGCCCCAGGCGGGCCCAACAATTGGGCGCCGCTTCTCTATGTCTGTTTCTCCCGTTATGCCCAACCCTCCTCTGGTCGCTCGGCCGGGCTCCTGGCGACGGCCCGCCTGTTGCTCGAGCACGGTGCCGATCCCAACGCCGCCCAGGTCAAGGACGCGGGTCCGGACAATCCGCTCTCCTGCCTGTACGCGGCCAGCGGCTTGAACAACAATCCCGACCTGACTTTGGCCCTCCTGCAAACCGGTGCCAATCCGGATGACGGCGAATCGGTCTACCACTCCACTGAGCACCCCGACCTCGCCTGCCTGCGCCTACTCCTCGCCCACGGCGCAACGGTGAGAGGGACAAACGGCCTGAAGCACATGCTCGACCGCGAGGATGCGGCTGGCTTGCAGCTCTTCCTTGATGCCGGGGCAGACCCCAACGAAACGAACGGCCGCGGCGAAACCGCGCTGCATTGGGCCGTCTGGCGTGGCCGCGGAGCCGGCATCATTGAAGCTCTGCTGAATTCCGGCGCCTCCATCGATGCCCGCCGCACGGACGGCCGCACTGCCTACGTCCTGGCCGTGCAAAGCGGCCAACAATCCATCGCCGCCTTGCTGGAGGCCCGCGGCGCCGACCTGCAACTCAACACCCTGGACAGGTTCCTGGCCGCCTGCCAAACAGCCGGGGAGAAAGAACTCGAACAGATGCTGGCCGCCAGCCCGGAGATCGCCGCGTCGCCCGAGAACGAGCGACTGCTTCCGGATCTCGCCACCGGCCACCGTACTGCGGCCGTCCGTGCGCTGCTGGCTGCTGGCCTTCCCGTGGACGCTCGAGGTGAAAACGGCGCCACCGCGCTGCACTGGGCCTGCTGGCGCGGTTTCGGCGACATCGCCCGCCTGCTGCTGGAGCACGGTGCGTCGCTTGCCGTGGAAGACGAACAGTTCCACGCAACTCCGCCTGGCTGGTTCGGCCACGGTTCCCGCTTCTGCGACGGCCACGATGGCGACTACGCCGAAGTGGCTCGCGTGCTCATCGAGTACGGAGCCACCATCCCGGCCGTCGACATGCCCACGGGCCGCCCGGACGTGGACGCGGTTCTCCGCGCACACGGCCTCATCGAATAA
- a CDS encoding di-heme-cytochrome C peroxidase — protein MKRSTTILLVGAAVVVAAIPLVRSKLADLQVQVPEVHRPVQAIVVSQNWTDQQRMQFHHAPQGTRLLPYKWFMALEQPCLSPFGCGLFHESAYLERFGFIPGKADASHNPDRLPVGFAVDKSFVDPVTKQQTVVVGLTCAACHTGEVFYDKYAVLIEGGPAMIEVTQFQKALGLALGFTLKFPLSIGRYGRFEERVLGANATGEQKKDLRAAMEAFLQGGLAEKKAADAIHAYDNPAGFGRTDALTRIGNQVFAVDTGIDKNFAVSNAAVRFPQIWDASWFNWVQYNSSIADPLVRNVGEALGVRALVKLSGPDANRFENSVNVRGLYEVEELLAGKAPFQGLNSPKWPEVFPPLDQAKVAKGGELYKRHCQGCHLPPVPELLAELNGYGKEKRAEPVHWWKNALGNWYLQVTDVPIRLIGTDPHQATDFRSRTADTGDLKLGVKSAAEGLNLVTHGIVDAYFEKEKDYFTPERRAEWAGGRDRNDPAVRDDLIYKARPLNGIWAVAPYLHNGSVPNLYLLLSPRSDRPATFWTGSKRFDPEKVGYDVSQMPGASLYDTARPGNSNSGHEFKDGPRGNGVIGPALSPDDRMAIIEYLKSL, from the coding sequence TTGAAGAGATCAACAACAATCCTATTGGTTGGCGCCGCCGTCGTCGTGGCTGCCATACCTCTGGTGCGGTCGAAGCTGGCCGATCTGCAGGTGCAGGTGCCCGAGGTGCATCGGCCGGTGCAGGCTATTGTGGTGAGCCAGAACTGGACGGACCAGCAGCGGATGCAATTCCATCACGCCCCGCAGGGGACACGGCTGCTGCCCTACAAGTGGTTTATGGCCCTGGAGCAGCCCTGCTTGTCCCCGTTTGGCTGCGGACTGTTCCATGAGAGCGCCTACCTGGAACGGTTTGGGTTCATACCGGGCAAGGCAGATGCGTCCCACAATCCGGACAGGCTGCCGGTCGGTTTTGCGGTCGACAAGAGCTTCGTCGACCCTGTGACGAAGCAGCAGACCGTGGTGGTGGGGCTGACGTGCGCGGCTTGTCACACCGGCGAGGTCTTTTATGACAAATATGCCGTGTTGATTGAGGGCGGGCCGGCGATGATTGAGGTAACGCAGTTCCAGAAGGCCCTGGGGTTGGCGTTGGGCTTCACCTTGAAATTCCCGCTGAGCATTGGGCGATACGGCCGGTTTGAAGAGCGGGTGCTGGGGGCGAACGCGACGGGGGAGCAGAAGAAGGACCTGCGTGCCGCGATGGAAGCGTTTCTCCAAGGTGGGCTGGCCGAGAAGAAGGCGGCCGACGCGATTCACGCGTACGACAATCCGGCCGGCTTTGGGCGCACCGATGCGCTGACGAGGATCGGCAACCAGGTGTTCGCGGTGGACACGGGGATCGACAAGAATTTCGCGGTGTCCAATGCGGCCGTGCGATTTCCGCAGATTTGGGATGCTTCCTGGTTTAACTGGGTGCAGTACAACTCGTCGATTGCCGATCCGCTGGTCCGCAATGTTGGCGAGGCGCTGGGCGTGCGTGCATTGGTGAAGTTGAGCGGACCGGACGCGAACCGGTTTGAGAATTCAGTCAACGTGCGTGGGTTGTACGAGGTGGAGGAGCTGCTGGCCGGGAAAGCTCCGTTTCAGGGTTTGAACTCGCCGAAATGGCCGGAGGTGTTTCCGCCCTTGGATCAGGCCAAGGTGGCGAAGGGCGGTGAACTGTACAAACGTCACTGCCAGGGCTGCCATCTGCCGCCAGTGCCCGAATTGCTGGCGGAGTTGAATGGCTACGGCAAAGAGAAGCGTGCCGAGCCGGTTCACTGGTGGAAGAACGCGCTGGGCAACTGGTACCTGCAGGTGACCGACGTGCCCATTCGGCTCATCGGGACGGATCCTCATCAGGCGACCGACTTCCGGAGCCGGACGGCCGATACGGGCGATTTGAAACTGGGTGTCAAGAGCGCTGCCGAGGGGTTGAATCTCGTTACGCACGGAATTGTCGACGCCTACTTCGAGAAAGAGAAAGACTATTTCACGCCCGAGCGGCGGGCAGAGTGGGCTGGCGGGCGTGACCGGAACGACCCCGCGGTGCGCGATGACTTGATCTACAAGGCCCGGCCATTGAACGGGATTTGGGCGGTGGCGCCGTATCTGCACAACGGATCGGTGCCGAACCTTTATCTGCTGTTGTCGCCGCGCTCAGACCGGCCGGCGACTTTCTGGACGGGCAGTAAGCGGTTTGATCCCGAGAAGGTCGGCTACGATGTATCGCAAATGCCCGGCGCCAGCCTCTACGACACGGCCAGACCCGGCAACAGCAACAGTGGCCATGAGTTCAAGGACGGACCCCGCGGCAATGGCGTGATTGGGCCCGCCCTGTCGCCCGACGACCGCATGGCGATCATCGAGTACTTGAAGTCGCTCTAG
- a CDS encoding sigma-70 family RNA polymerase sigma factor, with the protein MPGGPFPSTRYSLLVELQSEHEPLRLRALDRFVDAYWKPAYKYIRLRWRKDAADAEDLTQSFFLNLLEQGLLTRFDAGRASFRTFLRLSIDSLVQHHHESENRLKRGGSTIPLSLDFPSAERELPLAATEASPEDIFYREWQRQMFALAVEDLRHLAQETGRSVQFEIFQAYDLAAEPRPTYHDLALHHHLTVVTVTNYLAWARRELRRLTLERLAGITSGESEFRTEAQRLFAP; encoded by the coding sequence ATGCCCGGCGGACCGTTCCCTTCCACGCGCTATTCGCTGCTGGTTGAACTCCAGAGCGAGCACGAACCGCTGCGCCTGCGGGCGCTCGACCGTTTTGTCGACGCCTATTGGAAGCCCGCCTACAAGTACATCCGGCTGCGCTGGCGCAAGGACGCCGCCGACGCCGAGGATCTGACGCAGAGCTTCTTCCTCAACCTCCTGGAGCAAGGGCTCCTGACGCGCTTCGATGCTGGGCGCGCCTCGTTCCGCACGTTCCTCCGTCTCTCCATCGACTCTCTGGTTCAGCACCACCACGAATCCGAGAACCGCCTCAAACGAGGGGGCAGCACCATCCCCCTTTCGCTGGACTTTCCCTCCGCCGAACGCGAACTGCCCCTGGCCGCCACCGAAGCCTCACCGGAGGATATCTTCTATCGCGAATGGCAGCGGCAGATGTTTGCGCTGGCGGTGGAGGATCTGCGCCATCTGGCCCAGGAGACGGGCCGTTCGGTGCAATTCGAAATCTTCCAGGCCTACGATCTCGCCGCGGAACCACGTCCCACGTACCACGACCTCGCACTGCATCATCACCTCACTGTCGTCACCGTGACGAACTATCTCGCCTGGGCTCGCCGGGAGCTCCGCCGCCTCACGCTGGAACGGCTCGCCGGCATCACCTCCGGCGAAAGCGAATTCCGCACCGAAGCGCAGAGGCTCTTCGCGCCATGA
- a CDS encoding serine/threonine-protein kinase translates to MNPLPDPVMQHLVRVAGEPDLNGTPYELETEIGRGGMGVVYSAFDRRLQRSVALKVLYTGAAVLEEARVIASLEHPGIVPVYETGELPDGRPYYSMRLVEGSSLDTHLGSSAPLSERLRVFQKICDTVAFAHSRGVVHRDLKPGNIMVGGFGEVVILDWGIAHRQESVERPGIVAGTPRYMAPEMLSGQGDQASHSVDIYSLGALLLSCLPANPPRALRAIAEKAMSSRPDDRYANCAALNLEISRFLDGAAVEAHHESAAERLTRFAVRNRTLLLLLAAYLAVRVFLFFLRTA, encoded by the coding sequence ATGAATCCGCTACCCGATCCCGTGATGCAGCATCTCGTCCGTGTCGCCGGAGAACCAGATCTCAATGGCACTCCGTACGAGTTGGAAACGGAGATCGGCCGCGGCGGCATGGGCGTCGTCTACTCGGCCTTCGACCGGCGCCTGCAGCGATCAGTGGCACTCAAGGTCCTGTACACAGGCGCGGCCGTCCTTGAGGAGGCCCGCGTCATCGCGTCGCTCGAACACCCCGGCATCGTGCCCGTCTACGAAACTGGCGAGCTCCCCGACGGCCGCCCCTACTACTCGATGAGGCTCGTCGAGGGATCGTCGCTCGACACGCACCTCGGCTCCAGCGCTCCGCTCTCAGAGCGTCTGCGCGTCTTCCAGAAGATTTGCGATACCGTCGCCTTTGCCCACAGCCGCGGCGTGGTCCACCGCGACCTGAAACCCGGCAACATCATGGTGGGCGGTTTCGGCGAGGTGGTGATTCTCGACTGGGGCATCGCCCACCGGCAGGAGTCGGTGGAAAGGCCTGGAATCGTCGCCGGTACGCCCCGCTACATGGCACCCGAAATGCTCTCCGGACAAGGCGACCAGGCGAGCCATTCGGTCGACATCTACTCGCTGGGGGCGCTGCTGCTCTCCTGCCTGCCGGCCAATCCGCCACGCGCGCTGCGGGCCATTGCCGAAAAAGCGATGAGCTCTCGTCCGGACGACCGCTACGCCAACTGCGCCGCCCTGAACCTTGAGATCAGCCGCTTCCTGGATGGAGCCGCCGTGGAAGCTCACCACGAGTCGGCCGCCGAACGCCTCACACGCTTCGCCGTCCGCAACCGGACGCTGCTTCTCCTGCTGGCCGCCTACCTGGCCGTCAGAGTTTTTCTGTTTTTTTTGCGAACCGCTTAA
- a CDS encoding VOC family protein gives MARPVHFEIPADNVERAIAFYETLFGWKFTLWAGPMPYWVVTTGPDDERGINGGMMQRQHPGQGIVNTVDVKDLDASLSTALANGAEIAVPKMPIPTIGWLAYCKDPEGNIFGMMQTDPSAA, from the coding sequence ATGGCACGACCCGTCCACTTCGAGATCCCCGCCGACAACGTCGAGCGGGCCATCGCATTCTATGAAACCCTGTTCGGCTGGAAGTTCACCCTCTGGGCCGGCCCCATGCCGTATTGGGTGGTGACAACTGGACCGGATGACGAACGCGGCATCAACGGTGGCATGATGCAGCGTCAGCACCCCGGCCAGGGCATCGTGAACACCGTCGACGTCAAGGACCTCGACGCCTCCCTCTCGACCGCTCTGGCCAACGGTGCCGAGATCGCCGTTCCCAAGATGCCTATCCCCACCATCGGATGGCTCGCCTACTGCAAGGATCCCGAGGGCAACATCTTCGGCATGATGCAGACCGATCCGTCGGCAGCATAG
- a CDS encoding carboxypeptidase regulatory-like domain-containing protein, with the protein MLSLLAVLFMRSMMAATGGSIAGVVADGSGAVIPNVAVMAKNVATGVQLRSLTNNAGFYAFPVLPSGTYELSVEQVGFKPYIQTGIEVRSDGAVKLDVALEIGERSETMVVSEGLAQVETANTQLGDVIRGTKMTGIPVNGRSYTDLLALQPGVTPVSAKQPNAVMMSGCASAPPSGDLNPGDMSVSGQRETANGFAVNGSSVQEAFNMFAAVVPNLDSIEEFRVLTGNFDAEYGNYSGGQVVVTTKSGTNGTHGSGFEFARDTSMAARNYFAPTRAKYDRHQFGGTIGGALRKDKAFYFVDYQGTRMTRGVDTGLISVPSLKNRDGDFSVNADRLTGTVNGQYWASRLSGKLGYTVTAGMPYYTAGCATTAQCVFPGAKIPKSVWATPAKNLLSYIPLPNKGENIFSTADEDQTLRDDKGAGRVDFNTRWGSLSAYYFADDYRFDNPYPTGQGGANVPGFNALSLGRAQMAAVGLTTMLSPSAVNELRLSYMRTANNIGQPVGGVGPTLASQGFVDDEGKPGIVALAPEIEGIENIAFNDFTIGVNVTGVAQANNTYQISDNFSKVVGRHLLKFGGNVHFDQINIAPNATYNGTFMFQGTETGSDFADYLLGIASVYAQGDSKHFYPRNRYAGLYAQDRWQVRPSLTLNYGLRWDVLPPWSEKYNQLQTAVLGQQSVVYPGAPRGLVFPGDPGVPSTLAPTRYNNFAPRIGLAWAPSYDSGLLGRLFGSGQKTSIRAGFGLYYTAIEGLSAGIMSANPPYGMDFDSFGPPLMETPFVIAATGENVGQRFPSSIATPGASAGNPNNSVDWARYLPVAHMPGFSNQNVTPYTSSYMFSIQREVARNTTLSVSYVGSQAHHLLVLVAANPGNAGLCLSLSRPEDVMPGTATCGPFGENNTYYAKDGRVIQGTRGPFSSDFAGFTYQKTIGNSNFNALEASLRHSSTRGELLVGYTYGKSLDQSSSLSEAINPIDGGLSKGLSAFDLRHNLVASYNLVLPLQRLASSRSAWLDGWSLSGVTRLSSGLPVTLFNNNDTSLLGSIPNGINSDGLDTPNVRNGDLAVNTNPRNGQAAFDTSLFSLPEMGTMGTAARRFFYGPGLLNFDAALLKTVRFSDTKALDVRLEAFNVFNHAQFFGAAAVNGNISSPSFGQIVSATTPRVIQLGAKFRF; encoded by the coding sequence ATGCTGTCCCTGCTCGCCGTCCTGTTCATGCGGTCGATGATGGCGGCCACTGGGGGCAGCATTGCCGGCGTGGTGGCCGATGGCAGTGGCGCCGTCATACCGAACGTGGCGGTGATGGCGAAGAACGTCGCGACCGGGGTGCAACTGCGCAGCCTGACGAACAATGCGGGGTTCTACGCCTTCCCCGTGCTGCCGAGCGGCACCTACGAATTGAGCGTGGAGCAGGTGGGCTTCAAACCATATATTCAGACCGGGATCGAGGTGCGGTCGGACGGAGCAGTGAAGCTGGACGTCGCCCTCGAGATCGGCGAGCGCAGTGAAACCATGGTGGTGTCGGAAGGACTGGCGCAAGTGGAGACCGCCAATACGCAGTTAGGCGATGTGATTCGCGGCACGAAGATGACCGGAATTCCTGTGAACGGCCGCAGCTACACCGATCTGCTGGCGCTGCAGCCGGGTGTGACTCCGGTGAGTGCCAAGCAGCCGAATGCAGTGATGATGTCGGGCTGCGCCAGTGCGCCCCCTTCGGGCGACTTGAACCCCGGCGACATGTCGGTTAGCGGTCAGCGCGAGACGGCCAACGGATTCGCCGTCAATGGGAGCTCGGTGCAGGAAGCGTTCAACATGTTCGCGGCGGTGGTGCCGAACCTGGATTCGATTGAGGAGTTTAGGGTCCTGACGGGTAATTTTGACGCCGAGTATGGAAACTACAGCGGCGGGCAGGTGGTGGTGACGACGAAGTCCGGGACGAATGGGACGCACGGCAGCGGATTCGAATTTGCACGCGATACGAGTATGGCGGCCCGAAACTACTTCGCTCCAACACGCGCCAAGTACGACCGTCATCAGTTCGGCGGCACCATCGGGGGTGCGCTGCGCAAGGACAAGGCGTTCTACTTCGTCGACTATCAGGGGACGCGCATGACACGCGGCGTCGACACGGGCCTGATCTCGGTGCCTTCCCTGAAGAATCGCGACGGCGACTTCTCGGTAAATGCGGACCGCCTGACGGGCACGGTGAACGGCCAATACTGGGCGAGTCGGCTCAGCGGGAAGCTCGGGTACACGGTGACGGCCGGTATGCCCTACTACACGGCCGGGTGCGCGACGACGGCGCAATGCGTGTTTCCCGGCGCGAAGATCCCGAAGAGTGTGTGGGCGACGCCGGCGAAGAATCTGCTGTCCTACATTCCGCTGCCCAACAAGGGCGAGAACATCTTCTCGACGGCTGATGAAGATCAGACTCTGCGCGACGACAAGGGTGCAGGCCGCGTGGATTTCAATACGCGGTGGGGTTCGCTTTCGGCCTACTATTTCGCCGATGACTACCGCTTCGACAACCCGTATCCAACGGGGCAGGGCGGCGCGAATGTGCCCGGATTCAATGCGCTTTCGCTGGGCCGCGCGCAGATGGCCGCGGTGGGCTTGACCACCATGCTGAGTCCCAGCGCCGTGAACGAGCTGCGGCTGAGCTACATGCGCACGGCTAACAACATCGGGCAACCGGTGGGCGGCGTGGGGCCGACGCTGGCCTCGCAAGGGTTCGTGGATGACGAGGGCAAGCCCGGCATTGTGGCTTTGGCTCCGGAGATTGAGGGAATCGAGAACATCGCGTTCAACGACTTCACCATCGGCGTCAACGTGACGGGCGTGGCACAGGCCAACAACACGTACCAGATCTCGGACAACTTCTCCAAGGTGGTGGGGCGGCACCTGTTGAAGTTCGGGGGCAACGTACACTTCGACCAGATCAACATCGCTCCGAACGCGACTTACAACGGGACGTTCATGTTCCAAGGCACGGAGACGGGGTCGGACTTCGCCGACTACTTGCTGGGCATCGCCAGCGTTTACGCACAGGGTGACTCGAAGCACTTCTACCCGCGCAACCGGTATGCGGGCCTGTATGCTCAGGACCGCTGGCAGGTGAGGCCCTCGCTGACGTTGAACTATGGGCTGCGCTGGGACGTGCTTCCACCGTGGAGCGAGAAGTACAACCAGCTTCAAACGGCGGTGTTGGGGCAGCAGTCGGTTGTCTACCCGGGTGCGCCGCGCGGCCTGGTGTTTCCCGGAGACCCGGGCGTGCCTTCGACTCTGGCTCCGACGCGGTACAACAACTTCGCGCCGCGCATCGGCCTGGCCTGGGCACCGTCGTACGACAGCGGCCTGCTGGGGCGGCTGTTCGGCTCCGGCCAGAAGACGAGCATCCGTGCTGGCTTCGGGTTATACTACACGGCGATTGAAGGGCTGTCGGCGGGCATCATGAGTGCGAATCCACCCTACGGGATGGACTTCGACAGCTTCGGACCGCCGTTGATGGAGACGCCGTTTGTGATTGCGGCGACAGGCGAGAACGTCGGGCAGAGGTTCCCTTCATCGATTGCGACACCGGGCGCGTCGGCCGGGAATCCGAACAACTCAGTGGACTGGGCGAGGTATCTGCCCGTGGCACACATGCCGGGGTTCTCCAACCAGAACGTGACGCCCTACACCAGCAGCTACATGTTTTCGATACAGCGGGAAGTGGCGCGCAACACGACTTTGAGCGTGAGCTATGTGGGTTCGCAGGCGCATCATCTGCTGGTGCTGGTGGCGGCGAATCCGGGCAACGCCGGCCTGTGCCTGAGCCTGAGCCGGCCGGAGGATGTGATGCCGGGCACGGCCACTTGTGGGCCATTCGGCGAGAACAACACCTACTACGCAAAGGATGGCCGCGTGATTCAAGGGACGCGCGGGCCGTTCTCCTCGGATTTCGCCGGGTTCACCTATCAGAAGACCATCGGAAACTCGAACTTCAATGCGCTGGAAGCGTCGCTGCGGCACAGTAGCACACGTGGCGAACTGCTGGTCGGCTACACCTATGGGAAGTCGCTGGATCAGTCGTCCAGCCTGTCGGAGGCGATCAACCCGATCGACGGCGGCCTGAGCAAGGGGCTCTCCGCCTTCGATCTGCGCCACAACCTCGTGGCCAGTTACAATCTCGTGCTGCCGCTGCAGCGCCTGGCGTCGAGCCGCAGTGCCTGGTTGGACGGTTGGTCGCTCTCCGGCGTCACACGGCTGAGTTCGGGACTGCCTGTGACGTTGTTCAACAACAACGACACGTCGCTGTTGGGTTCGATTCCGAATGGCATCAACAGCGATGGGCTGGATACGCCCAACGTCCGCAACGGCGATCTGGCGGTCAATACGAATCCTCGCAATGGCCAGGCCGCCTTCGACACGTCGCTGTTCAGCCTGCCGGAGATGGGGACCATGGGCACGGCGGCGCGACGATTCTTCTACGGGCCCGGCCTGCTGAACTTCGACGCGGCGCTATTGAAGACGGTGCGGTTCTCCGACACAAAGGCCTTGGATGTGCGGCTGGAGGCGTTCAACGTCTTCAATCATGCGCAGTTCTTTGGGGCCGCGGCGGTGAACGGGAATATCAGCAGTCCCAGCTTCGGTCAGATCGTGAGCGCAACGACGCCCCGAGTGATTCAGTTGGGCGCGAAGTTCCGCTTTTAG
- a CDS encoding PAAR domain-containing protein: MPAARVSDMHVCPMVTGIVPHVGGPILPPGAVTVLIGGLPAARVTDMATCVGPPDVIVLGSFTVLTMNMPQARIGDMTAHGGSIVLGCFTVLVG, from the coding sequence ATGCCCGCCGCACGAGTTTCCGACATGCATGTGTGTCCGATGGTGACCGGCATCGTGCCTCACGTCGGCGGCCCTATTCTGCCGCCCGGTGCCGTGACGGTATTGATCGGCGGTCTGCCGGCCGCGCGTGTCACCGATATGGCTACCTGCGTGGGCCCGCCGGATGTGATTGTACTGGGGTCGTTTACAGTACTCACGATGAACATGCCGCAGGCGCGCATCGGCGACATGACGGCGCACGGTGGCTCCATCGTGCTTGGCTGTTTCACGGTTTTGGTGGGTTGA